One Clarias gariepinus isolate MV-2021 ecotype Netherlands chromosome 18, CGAR_prim_01v2, whole genome shotgun sequence genomic window carries:
- the itsn1 gene encoding intersectin-1 isoform X1: MAQFPTPFGGGLDTWVISVDERAKHDQQFHSLTPTPAGFITGDQAKNFFLQSGLPAPVLAQIWALADMNNDGKMDMHEFSIAMKLIKLKLQGHPLPPALPPSMKQPPLSLPPPAPFGMPSMGPMTGLPAVPPMPLPPLPPGVPGMGMSPPLVSSVTPPVPPMANGAPSMMQPISGFTHPATSVNKSSSFNRSSVKLPKGQSFETPSAPAAPVPTDWAVPQSSRLKYRQLFNSHDKMMSGHLTGPQARTILMQSSLPQAQLATIWNLSDIDLDGKLTAEEFILAMHLIDMAMSGLPLPPLLPPDLIPPTFRLERVRSGSGVGTALHPADQRVQEEPVEEEEKEAEKKLPVTFEDKKRENFERGNLELEKRRQALLEQQRKEQERLAALEREEQERKERERLEQERRRQQELEKQLEKQRELERQREEERRKEIERREAAKRELERQRQLEWERNRRQELLTQRNREQENIVLLKARKKTLEFELEALNDKKSQLEGKLQDIRFRLSTQRQEIETTNKTRELRIAEITTLQQQLQESQQWLGRLIPDKQCLNDQLKQVQQNSLHRDSLSNLQKAVEMKEATRQQLREQLEAVEKETRSKLLEIDAFNSQLKELREIHNKQQRLKQKDLQPPLDSKPPELQEGGRLAGSNERASPAWRDSTLAKEPTPPASEPWVSHLGEDESHSSRGDVQDKQSKLFLQQPEPNKQLGQSPWPTGDKVAVSGFNQDKVRVVYYRALYPFEARSHDEISIQPGDIVMVDESQTGEPGWLGGEIKGKTGWFPANYAEKIPESEVPLNLRASAFTSKLSAHITPTPTSTTPATLPPPTTETAVPAPPPTVTPAPAATSSSSSASSNWADFSTTWPTNSAVEKQDADGWEAWPTQPTQPSLSVPTGGQGRQRSAFTPATLSGSSPSPVLGQGEKVEGMQAQALYPWRAKKDNHLNFNKNDVITVLEQQDMWWFGEVQGQRGWFPKSYVKLISGPVRKSMSIESGSSDSPPTIKRPSPTPSKPLELGEEYIAMYTYESSEQGDLTFQQGDVITVLKKEGDWWTGTVGGKTGVFPSNYVKPKDSEGLGPAGKSGSLGKKPEIAQVIAPYTATGLEQLTLAPGQLILIRKKNPGGWWEGELQARGKKRQIGWFPANYVKLLSPSTSKTTPTEPTPPKLPTPNAVCQVIGMYDYTAQNDDELPFGKGQIINVLSREDPDWWKGELNGSIGLFPSNYVKLTTDTDPSQQWCADLHLLDMLTPMERKRQGYIHELIITEENYVNDLQLVTETFQKPLLESELLTEKEVAMIFVNWKELIMCNIKLLKALRVRKKMSGEHMPVKMIGDILTAQLPHMQPYIRFCSCQLNGATLIQQKTDEVPDFKDFVKRLAMDPRCKGMPLSSFLLKPMQRVTRYPLIIKNILENTPESHPDHSHLRQALEKAEELCSQVNEGVREKENSDRLEWIQAHVQCEGLSEQLVFNSVTNCLGPRKFLHSGKLYKAKSNKELFGFLFNDFLLLTQITRPLGSSASDKVFSAKSHLQYRMYKTPIFLNEVLVKLPTDPSGDEPIFHISHIDRVYTIRAESINERTAWVQKIKAASELFIETEKKKREKAYLVRSQRATGIGRLMVNIVEGIELKPCRSHGKSNPYCEVTMGSQCHITKTVQDTLNPKWNANCQFFIKDLEQDVLCVTVFERDQFSPDDFLGRTEIRLADIKKDQGSKGPITKRLLLHEVPTGEIVVRLDLQLFDEP, translated from the exons ATGGCTCAGTTTCCCACGCCCTTTGGAG gggggctGGACACGTGGGTTATCTCTGTGGACGAGAGAGCCAAACATGATCAACAGTTCCACAGCCTGACCCCCACGCCTGCTGGCTTCATCACAG gtgACCAGGCCAAGAACTTTTTCCTGCAGTCAGGCTTGCCTGCCCCTGTTCTGGCACAGATATG GGCTCTGGCCGATATGAACAACGACGGCAAAATGGACATGCACGAGTTCTCCATCGCTATGAAGCTCATCAAGCTGAAGCTGCAGGGCCACCCGCTCCCCCCGGCCCTGCCCCCTTCCATGAAGCAGCCGCCCCTCTCTTTACCTCCTCCAGCTCCTTTCG GAATGCCCAGTATGGGCCCCATGACGGGTTTACCAGCAGTGCCACCCATGCCCCTCCCACCTCTTCCTCCCGGGGTACCCGGGATGGGCATGTCGCCCCCACTGGTGTCATCTGTGACTCCTCCTGTACCTCCTATGGCCAATGGAGCCCCTTCGATGATGCAGCCCATATCAGGCTTTACGCACCCAG CTACATCTGTCAACAAAAGCTCTTCTTTCAATCGCTCCAGTGTCAAACTTCCCAAAGGCCAGTCTTTCGAGACACCCAG tgCTCCTGCGGCCCCTGTACCCACCGACTGGGCCGTGCCACAGTCATCACGTCTCAAGTATCGACAACTCTTCAACAGTCACGATAAGATGATGAGCGGCCACCTTACAG GACCACAAGCTAGAACTATTCTCATGCAGTCCAGTCTGCCACAGGCCCAGCTGGCTACCATTTG GAACCTATCAGACATCGATCTGGACGGAAAGCTCACAGCCGAGGAGTTCATTTTGGCCATGCACTTGATCGACATGGCCATGTCTGGGCTGCCCCTCCCACCTCTGCTGCCGCCTGACCTTATTCCCCCGACCTTCAGGTTGGA gagGGTGCGCTCGGGGAGTGGTGTTGGTACGGCCTTACACCCTGCAGATCAGCGAGTCCAAGAGGAGCCggtagaagaagaagagaaagaggcAGAGAAAAAGCTTCCAG tcaCCTTTGAGGACAAGAAGCGGGAGAACTTCGAGCGGGGCAACCTGGAGCTGGAGAAGCGACGACAGGCCCTGCTGGAGCAGCAGCGTAAGGAGCAGGAGCGCCTGGCCGCCCTAGAGCGCGAGGAACAGGAGCGGAAGGAGCGGGAACGCCTGGAGCAGGAGCGGCGTCGACAGCAGGAGCTCGAGAAGCAGTTGGAAAAGCAGCGAGAGCTGGAGAGACAGCGTGAAGAGGAGCGGCGCAAGGAGATCGAGAGGAGAGAG GCCGCTAAGCGGGAACTAGAACGGCAGCGGCAGCTGGAGTGGGAGAGAAACCGCAGGCAGGAGCTACTGACTCAGCGAAACCGGGAACAGGAGAACATCGTCCTGCTTAAAGCGCGCAAGAAAACCCTGGAGTTTGAACTGGAAGCTTTG aaTGATAAGAAGTCTCAGCTGGAAGGGAAGCTGCAGGACATACGTTTCCGTCTCTCCACACAGAGGCAGGAGATCGAGACCACCAATAAGACGCGGGAGCTGCGTATCGCCGAGATCACCACGCTGCAGCAGCAGCTACAG GAATCTCAGCAGTGGCTTGGGAGGCTGATCCCGGATAAACAGTGTCTGAATGACCAGCTGAAGCAGGTGCAGCAGAACAGCCTACACA GAGACTCGCTTTCCAACCTGCAGAAGGCTGTGGAGATGAAGGAGGCGACCAGGCAACAACTCCGCGAGCAGCTTGAAGCCGTGGAGAAAGAAACACGCTCCAAACTTTTGGAGATAGACGCGTTTAATTCACAGCTGAAG GAGCTCAGGGAGATCCACAACAAGCAACAGCGGCTAAAGCAAAAGGACTTGCAGCCTCCACTGGATTCCAAACCTCCAGAGCTGCAGGAGggtggcag ACTTGCGGGTTCCAATGAGAGGGCGTCTCCTGCCTGGCGGGATTCAACGTTAGCGAAGGAGCCGACACCGCCAGCCTCCGAGCCCTGGGTCAGCCACCTGGGAGAGGACGAGAGCCATAGCTCTAGAGGAGATGTGCAGGACAAACAGTCCAAGCTGTTCCTGCAGCAGCCAGAGCCAAACAAACAGCTGGGGCAATCACCCTGGCCCACAGGAG ataaggTGGCAGTGTCTGGTTTTAACCAGGACAAGGTAAGAGTGGTGTACTACAGAGCGCTTTACCCTTTCGAGGCCCGCAGTCACGATGAGATCAGCATTCAGCCCGGGGACATAGTCATG GTGGACGAATCTCAGACAGGGGAACCCGGCTGGTTAGGAGGCGAGATCAAAGGAAAGACCGGCTGGTTTCCCGCTAACTATGCAGAGAAGATTCCAGAATCCGAAGTCCCTCTCAATCTGAGAGCCAGCGCTTTCACGTCCAAACTGAGTGCACACATCACCCCTACCCCCACCTCGACCACACCCGCAACCTTGCCGCCGCCCACCACAGAGACTGCGGTTCCGGCTCCACCCCCGACAGTTACACCCGCTCCAGCTGCTACGTCCTCATCTTCATCTGCTTCTAGTAACTGGGCAGATTTCAGCACTAC ATGGCCGACGAACTCAGCGGTGGAAAAACAAGACGCTGATGGGTGGGAGGCGTGGCCAACCCAACCGACACAGCCGTCTTTGTCTGTGCCAACCGGAGGGCAAGGCCGACAACGCTCAGCATTCACTCCTGCCACTCTGTCTGGCTCCTCCCCCTCACCTGTGCTCGGACAG GGAGAGAAGGTGGAGGGGATGCAGGCTCAAGCTCTGTACCCGTGGCGGGCGAAGAAGGACAACCACCTAAACTTCAACAAGAACGACGTGATCACTGTACTGGAGCAGCAGGACATGTGGTGGTTTGGCGAAGTGCAGGGGCAGAGAGGCTGGTTCCCCAAATCTTACGTCAAGCTCATCTCTGGACCCGTGCGCAAGTCGATGAG TATCGAGTCAGGATCCTCTGATAGTCCACCCACTATAAAGAGGCCCAGTCCTACGCCTAGCAAACCGCTGGAGCTTGGCGAAG AGTACATAGCGATGTACACATATGAAAGCAGCGAGCAGGGTGACCTTACGTTCCAGCAGGGTGATGTCATCACAGTGCTGAAGAAAGAGGGGGATTGGTGGACGGGAACAGTAGGAGGCAAGACGGGTGTTTTCCCATCCAATTACGTCAAGCCCAAGGACTCTGAG GGTCTGGGTCCTGCTGGGAAATCTGGAAGTTTGGGAAAGAAACCAG AGATCGCTCAGGTAATTGCCCCCTACACTGCTACTGGGTTAGAGCAGCTGACTTTAGCACCTGGCCAGCTCATCCTTATCCGCAAGAAGAACCCCGGGGGCTGGTGGGAGGGAGAACTGCAG GCCAGAGGAAAGAAGCGTCAGATTGGCTGGTTCCCGGCTAATTATGTGAAACTCCTAAGCCCAAGTACCAGTAAGACCACGCCCACTGAGCCAACTCCGCCCAAACTGCCCACACCAAATGCAG TATGCCAGGTGATCGGCATGTACGACTACACGGCTCAGAATGATGACGAGTTGCCCTTCGGAAAGGGGCAGATCATCAACGTGCTCAGCAGGGAGGACCCCGACTGGTGGAAAGGCGAATTAAACGGCTCCATCGGCCTTTTCCCTTCCAACTACGTCAAACTGACCACCGACACAGACCCCAGCCAACAAT GGTGTGCCGACCTCCACCTGCTGGATATGTTGACCCCGATGGAGAGGAAAAGGCAGGGCTACATCCACGAGCTCATCATCACCGAGGAGAACTACGTCAACGACCTGCAGTTAGTCACCGAG ACGTTCCAGAAGCCTCTGCTGGAGTCCGAGTTGCTAACTGAGAAGGAGGTGGCTATGATCTTTGTTAACTGGAAGGAGCTCATCATGTGCAACATCAAATTGCTTAA GGCGTTGCGGGTAAGAAAGAAAATGTCAGGCGAGCACATGCCTGTGAAGATGATCGGTGACATACTGACGGCACAACTGCCCCACATGCAGCCCTATATCCGCTTCTGCAGCTGCCAGCTCAACGGCGCTACCCTCATCCAGCAGAAGACAGACGAGGTGCCCGACTTCAAGGACTTTGTCAAG AGGTTAGCCATGGATCCTCGCTGTAAAGGAATGCCTTTGTCTAGTTTCCTGCTGAAACCTATGCAGAGAGTCACTCGCTATCCTCttatcattaaaaat ATTCTCGAGAACACCCCGGAAAGCCACCCGGACCACAGCCACCTGAGGCAGGCTCTGGAGAAGGCCGAGGAACTCTGCTCGCAGGTCAACGAAGGCGTGCGCGAGAAGGAGAACTCAGACCGCCTGGAGTGGATACAAGCGCACGTGCAGTGTGAGGGTCTGTCTGAG CAACTGGTGTTCAACTCGGTGACCAACTGCCTGGGCCCTCGCAAGTTCCTGCACAGCGGGAAGCTCTACAAGGCCAAGAGCAACAAAGAGCTCTTTGGCTTCCTCTTCAACGACTTCCTGCTCCTGACGCAGATCACCCGGCCGCTGGGCTCCTCGGCTTCCGACAAAGTGTTCAGTGCCAAGTCTCACCTCCAGTATCGCATGTATAAAACG CCCATCTTCCTGAATGAGGTTTTGGTGAAGCTCCCTACTGATCCCTCTGGAGACGAGCCCATCTTTCACATATCTCACATAGACAGAGTGTACACCATACGAGCAGAGAGCATCAATGAgag GACCGCATGGGTGCAGAAGATCAAAGCTGCGTCTGAGCTCTTTATTGAGAcggagaagaagaaaagggagaagGCTTATCTGG tgcggTCTCAGAGAGCTACAGGCATCGGCAGGCTGATGGTCAACATTGTAGAAGGAATTGAGTTGAAACCCTGTCGATCCCATG gtaagaGTAATCCATACTGTGAGGTGACGATGGGCTCTCAGTGTCACATCACTAAGACGGTGCAGGACACACTAAACCCCAAGTGGAACGCTAACTGCCAGTTTTTTATTAAAGACCTGGAACAGGATGTcctgtgtgtaactgtgttcGAGAGGGATCAGTTCTCACCTGATG ACTTCCTGGGCAGGACAGAGATTCGGCTGGCGGACATTAAAAAGGATCAGGGTTCGAAAGGTCCGATCACTAAAAGGCTTCTCCTACACGAGGTCCCAACCGGAGAGATCGTGGTCAGACTTGACCTGCAGCTATTCGACGAACCCTGA
- the itsn1 gene encoding intersectin-1 isoform X2, giving the protein MAQFPTPFGGGLDTWVISVDERAKHDQQFHSLTPTPAGFITGDQAKNFFLQSGLPAPVLAQIWALADMNNDGKMDMHEFSIAMKLIKLKLQGHPLPPALPPSMKQPPLSLPPPAPFGMPSMGPMTGLPAVPPMPLPPLPPGVPGMGMSPPLVSSVTPPVPPMANGAPSMMQPISGFTHPATSVNKSSSFNRSSVKLPKGQSFETPSAPAAPVPTDWAVPQSSRLKYRQLFNSHDKMMSGHLTGPQARTILMQSSLPQAQLATIWNLSDIDLDGKLTAEEFILAMHLIDMAMSGLPLPPLLPPDLIPPTFRRVRSGSGVGTALHPADQRVQEEPVEEEEKEAEKKLPVTFEDKKRENFERGNLELEKRRQALLEQQRKEQERLAALEREEQERKERERLEQERRRQQELEKQLEKQRELERQREEERRKEIERREAAKRELERQRQLEWERNRRQELLTQRNREQENIVLLKARKKTLEFELEALNDKKSQLEGKLQDIRFRLSTQRQEIETTNKTRELRIAEITTLQQQLQESQQWLGRLIPDKQCLNDQLKQVQQNSLHRDSLSNLQKAVEMKEATRQQLREQLEAVEKETRSKLLEIDAFNSQLKELREIHNKQQRLKQKDLQPPLDSKPPELQEGGRLAGSNERASPAWRDSTLAKEPTPPASEPWVSHLGEDESHSSRGDVQDKQSKLFLQQPEPNKQLGQSPWPTGDKVAVSGFNQDKVRVVYYRALYPFEARSHDEISIQPGDIVMVDESQTGEPGWLGGEIKGKTGWFPANYAEKIPESEVPLNLRASAFTSKLSAHITPTPTSTTPATLPPPTTETAVPAPPPTVTPAPAATSSSSSASSNWADFSTTWPTNSAVEKQDADGWEAWPTQPTQPSLSVPTGGQGRQRSAFTPATLSGSSPSPVLGQGEKVEGMQAQALYPWRAKKDNHLNFNKNDVITVLEQQDMWWFGEVQGQRGWFPKSYVKLISGPVRKSMSIESGSSDSPPTIKRPSPTPSKPLELGEEYIAMYTYESSEQGDLTFQQGDVITVLKKEGDWWTGTVGGKTGVFPSNYVKPKDSEGLGPAGKSGSLGKKPEIAQVIAPYTATGLEQLTLAPGQLILIRKKNPGGWWEGELQARGKKRQIGWFPANYVKLLSPSTSKTTPTEPTPPKLPTPNAVCQVIGMYDYTAQNDDELPFGKGQIINVLSREDPDWWKGELNGSIGLFPSNYVKLTTDTDPSQQWCADLHLLDMLTPMERKRQGYIHELIITEENYVNDLQLVTETFQKPLLESELLTEKEVAMIFVNWKELIMCNIKLLKALRVRKKMSGEHMPVKMIGDILTAQLPHMQPYIRFCSCQLNGATLIQQKTDEVPDFKDFVKRLAMDPRCKGMPLSSFLLKPMQRVTRYPLIIKNILENTPESHPDHSHLRQALEKAEELCSQVNEGVREKENSDRLEWIQAHVQCEGLSEQLVFNSVTNCLGPRKFLHSGKLYKAKSNKELFGFLFNDFLLLTQITRPLGSSASDKVFSAKSHLQYRMYKTPIFLNEVLVKLPTDPSGDEPIFHISHIDRVYTIRAESINERTAWVQKIKAASELFIETEKKKREKAYLVRSQRATGIGRLMVNIVEGIELKPCRSHGKSNPYCEVTMGSQCHITKTVQDTLNPKWNANCQFFIKDLEQDVLCVTVFERDQFSPDDFLGRTEIRLADIKKDQGSKGPITKRLLLHEVPTGEIVVRLDLQLFDEP; this is encoded by the exons ATGGCTCAGTTTCCCACGCCCTTTGGAG gggggctGGACACGTGGGTTATCTCTGTGGACGAGAGAGCCAAACATGATCAACAGTTCCACAGCCTGACCCCCACGCCTGCTGGCTTCATCACAG gtgACCAGGCCAAGAACTTTTTCCTGCAGTCAGGCTTGCCTGCCCCTGTTCTGGCACAGATATG GGCTCTGGCCGATATGAACAACGACGGCAAAATGGACATGCACGAGTTCTCCATCGCTATGAAGCTCATCAAGCTGAAGCTGCAGGGCCACCCGCTCCCCCCGGCCCTGCCCCCTTCCATGAAGCAGCCGCCCCTCTCTTTACCTCCTCCAGCTCCTTTCG GAATGCCCAGTATGGGCCCCATGACGGGTTTACCAGCAGTGCCACCCATGCCCCTCCCACCTCTTCCTCCCGGGGTACCCGGGATGGGCATGTCGCCCCCACTGGTGTCATCTGTGACTCCTCCTGTACCTCCTATGGCCAATGGAGCCCCTTCGATGATGCAGCCCATATCAGGCTTTACGCACCCAG CTACATCTGTCAACAAAAGCTCTTCTTTCAATCGCTCCAGTGTCAAACTTCCCAAAGGCCAGTCTTTCGAGACACCCAG tgCTCCTGCGGCCCCTGTACCCACCGACTGGGCCGTGCCACAGTCATCACGTCTCAAGTATCGACAACTCTTCAACAGTCACGATAAGATGATGAGCGGCCACCTTACAG GACCACAAGCTAGAACTATTCTCATGCAGTCCAGTCTGCCACAGGCCCAGCTGGCTACCATTTG GAACCTATCAGACATCGATCTGGACGGAAAGCTCACAGCCGAGGAGTTCATTTTGGCCATGCACTTGATCGACATGGCCATGTCTGGGCTGCCCCTCCCACCTCTGCTGCCGCCTGACCTTATTCCCCCGACCTTCAG gagGGTGCGCTCGGGGAGTGGTGTTGGTACGGCCTTACACCCTGCAGATCAGCGAGTCCAAGAGGAGCCggtagaagaagaagagaaagaggcAGAGAAAAAGCTTCCAG tcaCCTTTGAGGACAAGAAGCGGGAGAACTTCGAGCGGGGCAACCTGGAGCTGGAGAAGCGACGACAGGCCCTGCTGGAGCAGCAGCGTAAGGAGCAGGAGCGCCTGGCCGCCCTAGAGCGCGAGGAACAGGAGCGGAAGGAGCGGGAACGCCTGGAGCAGGAGCGGCGTCGACAGCAGGAGCTCGAGAAGCAGTTGGAAAAGCAGCGAGAGCTGGAGAGACAGCGTGAAGAGGAGCGGCGCAAGGAGATCGAGAGGAGAGAG GCCGCTAAGCGGGAACTAGAACGGCAGCGGCAGCTGGAGTGGGAGAGAAACCGCAGGCAGGAGCTACTGACTCAGCGAAACCGGGAACAGGAGAACATCGTCCTGCTTAAAGCGCGCAAGAAAACCCTGGAGTTTGAACTGGAAGCTTTG aaTGATAAGAAGTCTCAGCTGGAAGGGAAGCTGCAGGACATACGTTTCCGTCTCTCCACACAGAGGCAGGAGATCGAGACCACCAATAAGACGCGGGAGCTGCGTATCGCCGAGATCACCACGCTGCAGCAGCAGCTACAG GAATCTCAGCAGTGGCTTGGGAGGCTGATCCCGGATAAACAGTGTCTGAATGACCAGCTGAAGCAGGTGCAGCAGAACAGCCTACACA GAGACTCGCTTTCCAACCTGCAGAAGGCTGTGGAGATGAAGGAGGCGACCAGGCAACAACTCCGCGAGCAGCTTGAAGCCGTGGAGAAAGAAACACGCTCCAAACTTTTGGAGATAGACGCGTTTAATTCACAGCTGAAG GAGCTCAGGGAGATCCACAACAAGCAACAGCGGCTAAAGCAAAAGGACTTGCAGCCTCCACTGGATTCCAAACCTCCAGAGCTGCAGGAGggtggcag ACTTGCGGGTTCCAATGAGAGGGCGTCTCCTGCCTGGCGGGATTCAACGTTAGCGAAGGAGCCGACACCGCCAGCCTCCGAGCCCTGGGTCAGCCACCTGGGAGAGGACGAGAGCCATAGCTCTAGAGGAGATGTGCAGGACAAACAGTCCAAGCTGTTCCTGCAGCAGCCAGAGCCAAACAAACAGCTGGGGCAATCACCCTGGCCCACAGGAG ataaggTGGCAGTGTCTGGTTTTAACCAGGACAAGGTAAGAGTGGTGTACTACAGAGCGCTTTACCCTTTCGAGGCCCGCAGTCACGATGAGATCAGCATTCAGCCCGGGGACATAGTCATG GTGGACGAATCTCAGACAGGGGAACCCGGCTGGTTAGGAGGCGAGATCAAAGGAAAGACCGGCTGGTTTCCCGCTAACTATGCAGAGAAGATTCCAGAATCCGAAGTCCCTCTCAATCTGAGAGCCAGCGCTTTCACGTCCAAACTGAGTGCACACATCACCCCTACCCCCACCTCGACCACACCCGCAACCTTGCCGCCGCCCACCACAGAGACTGCGGTTCCGGCTCCACCCCCGACAGTTACACCCGCTCCAGCTGCTACGTCCTCATCTTCATCTGCTTCTAGTAACTGGGCAGATTTCAGCACTAC ATGGCCGACGAACTCAGCGGTGGAAAAACAAGACGCTGATGGGTGGGAGGCGTGGCCAACCCAACCGACACAGCCGTCTTTGTCTGTGCCAACCGGAGGGCAAGGCCGACAACGCTCAGCATTCACTCCTGCCACTCTGTCTGGCTCCTCCCCCTCACCTGTGCTCGGACAG GGAGAGAAGGTGGAGGGGATGCAGGCTCAAGCTCTGTACCCGTGGCGGGCGAAGAAGGACAACCACCTAAACTTCAACAAGAACGACGTGATCACTGTACTGGAGCAGCAGGACATGTGGTGGTTTGGCGAAGTGCAGGGGCAGAGAGGCTGGTTCCCCAAATCTTACGTCAAGCTCATCTCTGGACCCGTGCGCAAGTCGATGAG TATCGAGTCAGGATCCTCTGATAGTCCACCCACTATAAAGAGGCCCAGTCCTACGCCTAGCAAACCGCTGGAGCTTGGCGAAG AGTACATAGCGATGTACACATATGAAAGCAGCGAGCAGGGTGACCTTACGTTCCAGCAGGGTGATGTCATCACAGTGCTGAAGAAAGAGGGGGATTGGTGGACGGGAACAGTAGGAGGCAAGACGGGTGTTTTCCCATCCAATTACGTCAAGCCCAAGGACTCTGAG GGTCTGGGTCCTGCTGGGAAATCTGGAAGTTTGGGAAAGAAACCAG AGATCGCTCAGGTAATTGCCCCCTACACTGCTACTGGGTTAGAGCAGCTGACTTTAGCACCTGGCCAGCTCATCCTTATCCGCAAGAAGAACCCCGGGGGCTGGTGGGAGGGAGAACTGCAG GCCAGAGGAAAGAAGCGTCAGATTGGCTGGTTCCCGGCTAATTATGTGAAACTCCTAAGCCCAAGTACCAGTAAGACCACGCCCACTGAGCCAACTCCGCCCAAACTGCCCACACCAAATGCAG TATGCCAGGTGATCGGCATGTACGACTACACGGCTCAGAATGATGACGAGTTGCCCTTCGGAAAGGGGCAGATCATCAACGTGCTCAGCAGGGAGGACCCCGACTGGTGGAAAGGCGAATTAAACGGCTCCATCGGCCTTTTCCCTTCCAACTACGTCAAACTGACCACCGACACAGACCCCAGCCAACAAT GGTGTGCCGACCTCCACCTGCTGGATATGTTGACCCCGATGGAGAGGAAAAGGCAGGGCTACATCCACGAGCTCATCATCACCGAGGAGAACTACGTCAACGACCTGCAGTTAGTCACCGAG ACGTTCCAGAAGCCTCTGCTGGAGTCCGAGTTGCTAACTGAGAAGGAGGTGGCTATGATCTTTGTTAACTGGAAGGAGCTCATCATGTGCAACATCAAATTGCTTAA GGCGTTGCGGGTAAGAAAGAAAATGTCAGGCGAGCACATGCCTGTGAAGATGATCGGTGACATACTGACGGCACAACTGCCCCACATGCAGCCCTATATCCGCTTCTGCAGCTGCCAGCTCAACGGCGCTACCCTCATCCAGCAGAAGACAGACGAGGTGCCCGACTTCAAGGACTTTGTCAAG AGGTTAGCCATGGATCCTCGCTGTAAAGGAATGCCTTTGTCTAGTTTCCTGCTGAAACCTATGCAGAGAGTCACTCGCTATCCTCttatcattaaaaat ATTCTCGAGAACACCCCGGAAAGCCACCCGGACCACAGCCACCTGAGGCAGGCTCTGGAGAAGGCCGAGGAACTCTGCTCGCAGGTCAACGAAGGCGTGCGCGAGAAGGAGAACTCAGACCGCCTGGAGTGGATACAAGCGCACGTGCAGTGTGAGGGTCTGTCTGAG CAACTGGTGTTCAACTCGGTGACCAACTGCCTGGGCCCTCGCAAGTTCCTGCACAGCGGGAAGCTCTACAAGGCCAAGAGCAACAAAGAGCTCTTTGGCTTCCTCTTCAACGACTTCCTGCTCCTGACGCAGATCACCCGGCCGCTGGGCTCCTCGGCTTCCGACAAAGTGTTCAGTGCCAAGTCTCACCTCCAGTATCGCATGTATAAAACG CCCATCTTCCTGAATGAGGTTTTGGTGAAGCTCCCTACTGATCCCTCTGGAGACGAGCCCATCTTTCACATATCTCACATAGACAGAGTGTACACCATACGAGCAGAGAGCATCAATGAgag GACCGCATGGGTGCAGAAGATCAAAGCTGCGTCTGAGCTCTTTATTGAGAcggagaagaagaaaagggagaagGCTTATCTGG tgcggTCTCAGAGAGCTACAGGCATCGGCAGGCTGATGGTCAACATTGTAGAAGGAATTGAGTTGAAACCCTGTCGATCCCATG gtaagaGTAATCCATACTGTGAGGTGACGATGGGCTCTCAGTGTCACATCACTAAGACGGTGCAGGACACACTAAACCCCAAGTGGAACGCTAACTGCCAGTTTTTTATTAAAGACCTGGAACAGGATGTcctgtgtgtaactgtgttcGAGAGGGATCAGTTCTCACCTGATG ACTTCCTGGGCAGGACAGAGATTCGGCTGGCGGACATTAAAAAGGATCAGGGTTCGAAAGGTCCGATCACTAAAAGGCTTCTCCTACACGAGGTCCCAACCGGAGAGATCGTGGTCAGACTTGACCTGCAGCTATTCGACGAACCCTGA